AAGCTGTCCAGACAGGCGGCCCCTCAGGCGGCTGCATACCCGAAAACCTGCTGGATTCGCCTGTTGATTATGATGTGCTGAGTAAACTGGGTTCTATGGTAGGTTCAGGCGGGCTTATCATAATGGACGAAGAAACCTGCATGGTAGATATTGCCCGCTATTTTATAAACTTTTTGTCAGATGAATCCTGCGGCAAATGCCTGCCCTGCCGCGAGGGACTCCGCCAGCTGGTAGAAATACTTACCCGTATTACCGAAGGCAAAGGCACTATGGCAGATATGGACACTCTGGAAGACCTGAGCGGGGTAATGAGTGAAGCCTGCCTGTGCGCTTTGGGACAGCAAGCCCCAAATCCCCTGCTGACCACCCTTAAATATTTCCGTCACGAATACATTGACCATATTAAAAACAAACACTGTGAAGCCGGCGTCTGCAAAGCCTTGCTTACTTTCTATATTGACCCTGACAAATGCAAAGCCTGCATGATTTGCGCCCGAAACTGCCCTACTGATGCCATAAAGGGCGGCAAAGGGCTTATTCATACTATAGAACAGGATAAATGCATCAAGTGCGGAGCCTGTCTGGATACCTGCCCGGCCAAATTTTATGCGGTCAGGAAAATATCCGGCATACCTATACCGGACAACGTACCGTCTGAACCTATTCCTTTAAACCGGAAGGCAGAATAATGGAAGAAATCAAGCTTACCATAGATGGCAGGGAAGTTACTGCCCAAAGCGGGCAAACTGTTTTTCAGGCAGCGGCGGCAGCCGGTATTCATATACCCGCGCTTTGCTTCCATGAACAGCTTGAACCATATGGCGGCTGCCGTGTCTGCAGCGTGGAGGTAGTAACAGGCTCACGCTCCAAGGTGGTAGCTTCGTGTGTTTATCCGGCGTCAAACGGCCTGGTAGTAAATACCAATACCGAAAAAATACGCCATATCCGCAAGGTACTTATAGAGCTGCTGCTCACCAAAGCCCCCGCTTCAAAACCCATACGAGACCTGGCAGAAGAATACGGGGCGGATGCCGCCCGCTTCAGCCATGATGCCTCTTTCTGCGTGCTCTGCGGTTTATGTGTGCGCTACTGTACCGAGGTTAAAAAAGCCAACGCTTTGTGCTTTATCAGCCGGGGTACTCAGCGGGAGGTAACCTTCGTACCGGAGATAGCCAGCCGGGAATGCGAAAAATGCCAGCAGTGCTTTGATATCTGCCCCACCAATTTTATCCGGGCTAATTTTGAAATGGCCAAAGCTCTCACTTTCGGGACTGAGGAATAGTTATGTTAGAAAATGCTGAATATATAAAAGCCGAGGAACTGCTTGACCAGACCCAGAAGCTTTATGACGAGGGGGCGATATTCTGTACCGCCTCCTGCGTAGACTTGGGTAACGAATTTGAAGTTATTTACCACTACAATCTGGAAAATGGTCTTCAGATGAAACACCTCCGGCTTAAAATAGATAAAAATGAAACTGTTCCCAGTATTTCAAACATATATCTATGTGCTTCGCTCATTGAAAACGAAATGCAGGAGCTTTACCAGCTCAAACTCAGCAAAATTGCCATAGATTTCAGCGGCGGGTTTCTGGTCACCAAAGAAACCCCCAAGAGCTATATGATAAAAGCCCCTGATTACAAGCTTATTCCGGTAGAACGCCTGACTGCCCCCTGCCAGAGGGCTTGCCCGGCAGGTATAGATGTATCCCGTTATGTCCGCCTTTGCGGCGAAGGGAACTATGATGCGGCCCTGGCTGTAATCAAACAGGCCATGCCTTTCCCCGGAATACTGGGGCGGGTTTGCTTAGCCCCCTGTGAATCTGCCTGCCGCCAGGGCAAGTGCGGAGAAGCTATAAGCATCAAACAGCTTAAACGGGCGGCCTATGAATACGGCCATTATACAGATACCGCCACCGCCAAACCTACCGGCAAAAAAGTGGCAGTGGTTGGCTCTGGTCCGGCTGGTCTGGCAGCAGCTTATTTTCTGACCAAAAAGGGGCATAAGGTAACTGTGTTTGAGGCTTTGCCGAAAGCCGGCGGCTATATGCGGGTAGGCATACCTGAGTATGCACTGCCCCGCCAGATACTGGATGCCGAAATTGAAAACGTTGCCAAACTGGGTGTTGAGTTCAAACTGGGTACAGCCGTAAATTCGCTGAGTAGCCTCAAAGAAATGGGGTTTGATGCCACTTTGCTGGCGCTGGGTGCCAATCAGGGGGTACGCCGCTCCAACATAATAGCCGCTTTCAGCGGTGCTACAGACGTATTTAAAAAATTCGGGCTGGCTGTTGAAAATATAAACGGCAGCAATGTGCTTAAGGTTGACGATGATACGCTTAGTACTTCGCAGGAGGGTGTTTTTGCCTGCGGAGACGCCGTAAACGGGCCTACTTCGGTAATTCATGCCGTTGCCTCCGGTAAAAAAGCCGCCGCCAGTATAGACAAATATCTGGGCAGTGCCGGCAAGTGGGTGTATGAAAATATTGTAGCCCACGAGCCAGTATCCCGTGATACTTTCCTTGAACGGATTTTTCCCAAGAGCAAACCTTTAAGTGTTAAATATGATATTAAGCAAGCCAAAGAGCGAAATGAAGAAACTGCCGGCTATAGCCGTGAAGTTGCCGCCGCCGAGGGCAAACGCTGCTGGCGCTGTGATTTGGAGGAATAAATGGCACGGACAGTAATACCCTTCGGGCCACAGCATCCGGT
This sequence is a window from Dehalococcoides mccartyi 195. Protein-coding genes within it:
- a CDS encoding 2Fe-2S iron-sulfur cluster-binding protein — encoded protein: MEEIKLTIDGREVTAQSGQTVFQAAAAAGIHIPALCFHEQLEPYGGCRVCSVEVVTGSRSKVVASCVYPASNGLVVNTNTEKIRHIRKVLIELLLTKAPASKPIRDLAEEYGADAARFSHDASFCVLCGLCVRYCTEVKKANALCFISRGTQREVTFVPEIASRECEKCQQCFDICPTNFIRANFEMAKALTFGTEE
- a CDS encoding FAD-dependent oxidoreductase produces the protein MLENAEYIKAEELLDQTQKLYDEGAIFCTASCVDLGNEFEVIYHYNLENGLQMKHLRLKIDKNETVPSISNIYLCASLIENEMQELYQLKLSKIAIDFSGGFLVTKETPKSYMIKAPDYKLIPVERLTAPCQRACPAGIDVSRYVRLCGEGNYDAALAVIKQAMPFPGILGRVCLAPCESACRQGKCGEAISIKQLKRAAYEYGHYTDTATAKPTGKKVAVVGSGPAGLAAAYFLTKKGHKVTVFEALPKAGGYMRVGIPEYALPRQILDAEIENVAKLGVEFKLGTAVNSLSSLKEMGFDATLLALGANQGVRRSNIIAAFSGATDVFKKFGLAVENINGSNVLKVDDDTLSTSQEGVFACGDAVNGPTSVIHAVASGKKAAASIDKYLGSAGKWVYENIVAHEPVSRDTFLERIFPKSKPLSVKYDIKQAKERNEETAGYSREVAAAEGKRCWRCDLEE